Proteins encoded within one genomic window of Saccharopolyspora pogona:
- a CDS encoding ribbon-helix-helix domain-containing protein: MAMTLRLNDDDNAKLREVAEREGRSMHEIAVTALREYFARHEEFRANQVRRFLAEDAELLELLSR, from the coding sequence ATGGCCATGACTCTGCGGCTCAACGACGACGACAACGCGAAGCTCCGCGAGGTAGCCGAGCGAGAGGGCCGGTCGATGCACGAGATCGCGGTGACAGCGCTGCGCGAGTACTTCGCCCGCCACGAGGAGTTCCGGGCGAACCAGGTGCGCCGATTCCTCGCGGAAGATGCTGAGCTGCTGGAGTTGCTGTCCCGGTGA
- a CDS encoding SRPBCC family protein — translation MAKSYTSAVIEASAEQVWQAVRDFNGLPTWHPAIERSEIEGGGAADAVGCVRHLTLADGGAVRERLVALDDTERSYAYEFVESPFPVRSYRSTIRIAPITDTGHSFVEWYSHWDADAADEEKMDKTFAKGVYRTGLNGLREHLGG, via the coding sequence GTGGCGAAGTCCTACACGAGCGCGGTCATCGAGGCGTCGGCCGAGCAGGTCTGGCAGGCGGTGCGCGACTTCAACGGGTTGCCGACGTGGCACCCGGCGATCGAGCGCAGCGAGATCGAGGGCGGCGGCGCGGCCGACGCGGTGGGCTGCGTCCGGCACCTGACGCTCGCCGACGGCGGGGCGGTCCGGGAGCGGCTGGTGGCGCTGGACGACACCGAGCGCAGCTACGCCTACGAATTCGTGGAAAGCCCGTTTCCGGTGCGCAGCTACCGCTCCACCATCCGGATCGCGCCGATCACCGACACCGGGCACAGCTTCGTCGAGTGGTATTCGCACTGGGACGCCGATGCCGCCGACGAGGAGAAGATGGACAAGACCTTCGCCAAGGGCGTTTACCGGACCGGGCTGAACGGACTCCGGGAACACCTGGGCGGTTAA
- a CDS encoding acyl-CoA dehydrogenase family protein translates to MVDFSLSDTERDIRDWVRNFVQRELVPLEPEVLRRERAGKRGLTKDEQRELQDKAKRAGFWGVQTPEEYGGMGLSAVMTALIEVELGRTFVPFRFGGYADNILYYANDEQKERYLLPTIEGTRKSCFAITEPGAGSDAKNLRTNAVQDGDEWVINGEKTFITGGIDADFVMVFAVTDKEKGANGGVTCFLADRDAGWKSEPIDIMGPWERQPAALVFDNVRVPERNVLGEVGHGFKLAMQWIGRGRYLLPASALGACERLVEMGMEYAKTRETFGKPIAERQAIQWMIADSAVEIEALRWLVLQAAWQVDQGMDSRHAQSVAKLFGATRANEIVDRVLQLHGGMGYTKELPVERWYRDLRLLRIFEGTDEIQRRTVARNLLKGHASISGVLG, encoded by the coding sequence ATGGTCGACTTCTCGCTTTCCGACACGGAGCGCGACATCCGCGACTGGGTGCGCAACTTCGTCCAGCGCGAGCTGGTGCCGCTGGAGCCCGAGGTGCTGCGGCGCGAGCGGGCCGGGAAACGCGGCCTGACCAAGGACGAGCAGCGGGAACTGCAGGACAAGGCGAAGCGGGCCGGGTTCTGGGGCGTGCAGACGCCCGAGGAGTACGGCGGCATGGGCCTGTCGGCGGTGATGACGGCGCTCATCGAGGTCGAGCTCGGCCGCACGTTCGTGCCGTTCCGCTTCGGCGGCTACGCCGACAACATCCTGTACTACGCCAACGACGAGCAGAAGGAGCGCTACCTGCTCCCGACGATCGAGGGCACCCGCAAGTCGTGCTTCGCGATCACCGAGCCGGGCGCCGGCTCGGACGCCAAGAACCTGCGCACCAACGCCGTGCAGGACGGCGACGAGTGGGTGATCAACGGCGAGAAGACGTTCATCACCGGCGGCATCGACGCCGACTTCGTGATGGTCTTCGCCGTCACGGACAAGGAGAAGGGCGCCAACGGCGGGGTCACTTGCTTCCTGGCCGACCGGGACGCGGGCTGGAAGTCCGAGCCGATCGACATCATGGGCCCGTGGGAGCGGCAGCCCGCCGCGCTGGTGTTCGACAACGTGCGCGTTCCGGAGCGCAACGTGCTCGGCGAGGTCGGCCACGGCTTCAAGCTCGCCATGCAGTGGATCGGCCGCGGCCGCTACCTGCTGCCCGCGAGCGCCCTCGGCGCCTGCGAACGGCTCGTCGAGATGGGCATGGAGTACGCCAAGACCCGCGAGACGTTCGGCAAGCCGATCGCCGAGCGCCAGGCCATCCAGTGGATGATCGCCGACTCCGCCGTGGAGATCGAGGCGCTGCGCTGGCTGGTGCTGCAGGCGGCCTGGCAGGTGGACCAGGGCATGGATTCCCGGCACGCGCAGTCGGTGGCCAAGCTCTTCGGCGCCACCCGCGCCAACGAGATCGTCGACCGGGTGCTGCAGCTGCACGGCGGCATGGGCTACACGAAGGAGCTGCCGGTCGAGCGCTGGTACCGCGACCTGCGGCTGCTGCGCATCTTCGAGGGCACCGACGAGATCCAGCGCCGCACCGTCGCCCGCAACCTCCTGAAGGGGCACGCGTCGATCAGCGGCGTGCTCGGCTGA
- a CDS encoding NAD-dependent epimerase/dehydratase family protein has translation MPSSVNPSAANAANAADTVTVTGGSGFVGRAVVRAFLERGTRVTIVDTQAPPAELRSGLVTHVEGDLRDAAVREAAVSADSAGIIHLAAITSVLRSVDQPAETYANNVAVTQELLELARARGVRRFVLASTNAVVGDIGRGTISEALPLRPLTPYGATKAACEMLLSGYAGAYGLATCALRFTNIYGPGMGHKDSFIPRLMRAALAGSGVEVYGDGSQSRDFVHIDDVVQGVLAAWDKQYTGTAIIGCGRSISVLELIDAVRAATGEPVPVNHVPAKNGEMPAVIVDVAKAQRELGYAPNVGLTEGLRTVWADFRGAR, from the coding sequence GTGCCAAGCAGCGTTAATCCTTCCGCCGCAAATGCAGCTAACGCAGCAGACACCGTCACCGTCACGGGTGGTTCCGGTTTCGTCGGCAGAGCAGTGGTTCGAGCCTTCCTGGAGCGCGGCACCCGGGTGACCATCGTGGACACCCAGGCCCCGCCCGCCGAACTGCGCAGTGGCCTGGTGACCCACGTCGAAGGCGACCTGCGGGACGCCGCGGTCCGGGAGGCCGCGGTCTCGGCGGACTCGGCCGGGATCATCCACCTGGCAGCGATCACCTCGGTGCTGCGCTCGGTGGACCAGCCCGCCGAGACCTACGCGAACAATGTCGCGGTCACCCAGGAACTCCTCGAACTGGCACGCGCCCGCGGCGTCCGCCGGTTCGTGCTGGCCTCCACCAACGCGGTGGTCGGCGACATCGGCCGCGGCACGATCTCCGAGGCGCTGCCGCTGCGCCCGCTCACGCCCTACGGCGCCACCAAGGCGGCGTGCGAGATGCTGCTCTCCGGCTACGCCGGCGCTTACGGGCTGGCCACCTGCGCGCTGCGCTTCACCAACATCTACGGGCCCGGCATGGGCCACAAGGACAGCTTCATCCCGCGGCTGATGCGCGCCGCGCTGGCGGGCAGCGGCGTCGAGGTCTACGGCGACGGCTCGCAGTCCCGCGACTTCGTGCACATCGACGACGTGGTGCAGGGCGTCCTCGCCGCGTGGGACAAGCAGTACACCGGCACCGCGATCATCGGCTGCGGGCGGTCGATCTCCGTGCTGGAGCTCATCGACGCGGTCCGCGCGGCCACCGGCGAACCCGTGCCGGTCAACCACGTGCCGGCCAAGAACGGCGAGATGCCCGCGGTGATCGTGGACGTGGCCAAGGCGCAGCGCGAACTCGGCTACGCCCCGAACGTCGGGCTCACCGAGGGGTTGCGCACCGTTTGGGCGGACTTCCGCGGGGCGCGATGA
- a CDS encoding Tm-1-like ATP-binding domain-containing protein gives MGSAYVAGTFDTKAAELLYVAGLIARGHPVITVDLSTAGGSSDADVSAAEVAAHHPDGADAVFTGERGSAVTAMAAAFERFLVAQDVDGIIGLGGSGGTALITPAMRALPVGVPKVMVSTVASGDVSPYVDATDIAMFPSVTDVAGLNRISRQVLGNAAHALLGAVTHPVPAAEDKPAVALSMFGVTTPCVTAVAEQLAADHDPLVFHATGTGGRAMEKLVDDGLVRAVLDITTTEVCDLIAGGVMSAGEQRLDAIARTRVPYVGSCGALDMVNFGALETVPPQYRDRNLYVHNPQVTLMRTSAEECRRIAEFIAGKLNACDGPVRFLLPAGGVSMLDSPEQPFCDPDADAVLFETLESRVRQTADRRVERVPHNINDPEFAAALVAAFREITGSAERTGQEAR, from the coding sequence GTGGGCAGCGCGTACGTCGCCGGGACGTTCGACACCAAGGCCGCTGAGCTGCTCTACGTCGCCGGGCTGATCGCCCGCGGGCACCCCGTGATCACCGTGGACCTGTCCACCGCGGGTGGGAGTTCCGACGCCGACGTGTCGGCCGCCGAGGTCGCCGCGCACCACCCGGACGGGGCCGACGCGGTGTTCACCGGCGAGCGGGGATCGGCCGTCACCGCGATGGCCGCGGCGTTCGAGCGGTTCCTGGTCGCGCAGGACGTCGACGGGATCATCGGGCTCGGCGGCTCGGGCGGCACCGCGCTGATCACGCCCGCGATGCGCGCGCTGCCGGTCGGCGTGCCCAAGGTCATGGTGTCCACAGTGGCCTCCGGCGACGTTTCGCCCTACGTGGACGCCACCGACATCGCGATGTTCCCGTCGGTCACCGATGTCGCCGGGCTGAACCGGATTTCCCGCCAGGTATTGGGAAACGCCGCGCACGCGCTGCTGGGCGCGGTGACCCACCCGGTGCCAGCGGCCGAGGACAAGCCCGCCGTCGCGCTGTCCATGTTCGGCGTCACCACGCCGTGCGTGACCGCGGTAGCCGAGCAGTTGGCCGCCGACCACGACCCGCTGGTGTTCCACGCGACCGGAACCGGCGGTCGGGCCATGGAGAAGCTCGTCGACGACGGCCTGGTGCGCGCCGTCCTGGACATCACCACCACCGAGGTCTGCGACCTGATCGCCGGCGGCGTGATGAGCGCGGGGGAGCAACGACTGGACGCCATCGCCCGGACCCGAGTGCCCTACGTCGGCTCGTGCGGCGCCCTGGACATGGTGAACTTCGGCGCGCTGGAAACCGTTCCGCCGCAGTACCGGGACCGCAACCTGTACGTGCACAACCCGCAGGTCACGCTGATGCGCACGTCCGCAGAGGAGTGCCGCCGGATCGCGGAGTTCATCGCGGGCAAGCTCAACGCCTGCGACGGCCCGGTGCGGTTCCTGCTCCCGGCCGGCGGAGTGTCCATGTTGGACTCACCGGAGCAGCCTTTCTGCGATCCCGACGCGGACGCGGTCCTCTTCGAGACGCTGGAGAGCCGGGTGCGGCAGACCGCCGACCGGCGCGTCGAGCGGGTGCCGCACAACATCAACGATCCGGAGTTCGCCGCCGCGCTGGTCGCGGCGTTCCGGGAGATCACCGGATCCGCCGAGCGAACCGGGCAGGAGGCACGATGA
- a CDS encoding type II toxin-antitoxin system death-on-curing family toxin → MTHYLELEDLLYLISEALRQEPKSVVRDWGELESALHRPRSTVFGVDAYPALDEKAAALLHSLARNHPLLDGNKRLAWLAARLFYAYNGRDLKAPDARTADALIRDVAAGKHDADRLAEVLRCWGAEAQQRLEQ, encoded by the coding sequence GTGACGCACTACCTGGAGCTGGAAGATCTCCTCTACCTGATCTCGGAAGCTCTGCGGCAGGAGCCGAAGTCGGTCGTGCGCGACTGGGGTGAACTGGAGTCGGCGTTGCATCGACCGCGCTCCACGGTTTTCGGGGTGGACGCCTACCCGGCACTCGACGAGAAGGCAGCGGCCCTGCTGCATTCTCTGGCTCGCAACCATCCGTTGCTCGATGGCAACAAGAGGCTCGCCTGGCTGGCCGCGAGGCTCTTCTACGCGTACAACGGCCGGGACCTCAAGGCCCCGGATGCGCGGACTGCCGATGCGTTGATCCGTGATGTCGCGGCGGGGAAGCACGATGCCGATCGCCTCGCCGAGGTGCTCCGCTGCTGGGGCGCCGAGGCGCAGCAGCGGCTGGAGCAGTAG
- the gcvT gene encoding glycine cleavage system aminomethyltransferase GcvT — protein sequence MSSPRQTPLHRVHEALGATFTEFAGWRMPLRYSGDTAEHNAVRNSAGLFDLTHMGEIRISGPQAAEALDYALVANASAIKPGRARYTMICNATGGVLDDLIVYRLGEQEFLVVANAANAAVVSAELAERLGGFDAEHQDVSDDYALIAVQGPNAVAILAPLTDTDLAEVKYYAGYRSQVAGKDVLLARTGYTGEDGFELFTAPGDAEAVWQALTESGAQHGLQPAGLSCRDTLRLEAGMPLYGNELSADLTPFQANLGRVVKLDKPGDFVGKDALAAAAEKPTERTLVGLSTDQRRAPRHGYRVLDADGAEIGVVTSGAPSPTLGHPVGMAYVDRDHSEPGTQLQVDIRGNNVAVQVVELPFYRRNA from the coding sequence ATGTCGTCGCCACGACAGACGCCCTTGCACCGAGTGCACGAAGCCCTAGGGGCGACGTTCACCGAGTTCGCCGGTTGGCGGATGCCGCTCCGCTACTCCGGCGACACCGCCGAGCACAACGCGGTGCGCAACAGCGCCGGCCTGTTCGACCTGACCCACATGGGTGAAATCCGGATCAGCGGCCCGCAGGCCGCCGAGGCGCTGGACTACGCGCTGGTCGCCAACGCCTCCGCGATCAAGCCTGGCCGCGCCCGCTACACGATGATCTGCAATGCCACCGGCGGCGTGCTGGACGACCTGATCGTCTACCGGCTCGGCGAGCAGGAGTTCCTGGTGGTGGCCAACGCGGCGAACGCCGCCGTGGTCTCCGCCGAACTGGCCGAGCGGCTCGGCGGCTTCGACGCCGAGCACCAGGACGTCTCCGACGACTACGCGCTGATCGCCGTGCAGGGCCCGAACGCGGTCGCCATCCTCGCCCCGCTGACCGACACCGACCTCGCGGAGGTCAAGTACTACGCGGGCTACCGCAGCCAGGTCGCAGGCAAGGACGTGCTGCTGGCGCGTACCGGCTACACCGGCGAGGACGGCTTCGAGCTGTTCACCGCGCCCGGCGACGCCGAGGCCGTCTGGCAGGCGCTGACCGAGTCCGGCGCGCAGCACGGCCTGCAGCCTGCCGGGTTGTCCTGCCGCGACACGCTGCGGCTGGAGGCGGGCATGCCGCTGTACGGCAATGAGCTGTCCGCCGACCTCACGCCCTTCCAAGCCAACCTCGGCCGGGTGGTCAAGCTGGACAAGCCCGGCGACTTCGTCGGCAAGGACGCGCTGGCCGCCGCCGCGGAGAAGCCCACCGAGCGGACGCTGGTCGGGCTGAGCACCGACCAGCGCCGGGCGCCCCGGCACGGCTACCGCGTGCTGGACGCCGACGGCGCCGAGATCGGCGTCGTGACCAGCGGTGCCCCGTCGCCGACCCTCGGCCACCCGGTCGGCATGGCCTACGTCGACCGCGACCACAGCGAACCCGGCACCCAACTGCAGGTCGACATCCGCGGCAACAACGTCGCGGTGCAGGTCGTCGAGCTGCCGTTCTACCGCCGCAATGCCTGA
- a CDS encoding phosphoenolpyruvate hydrolase family protein translates to MSRFDRAGLMRRFRAKVERGEPIVGGGAGTGLSAKCEEAGGIDLIVIYNSGRYRMAGRGSLAGLLAYGNANDIVVEMAREVLPVVRHTPVLAGVNGTDPFMLRDRFLRELRDLGFAGIQNFPTVGLIDGTFRANLEETGMGYGLEVELVAAAREADLLTTPYVFSSADARAMTGAGADIIVCHLGLTTGGAIGAETAKSLDDCVALIDEWSQAATEVREDVLVLCHGGPVSMPEDASYVLSRTKRCHGFYGASSMERLPTEQALTEQAKAFTKLRF, encoded by the coding sequence ATGAGCCGATTCGACCGCGCCGGACTGATGCGCCGGTTCCGCGCCAAGGTCGAGCGCGGCGAGCCGATCGTCGGCGGCGGCGCGGGCACCGGCCTGTCCGCCAAGTGCGAAGAGGCCGGCGGCATCGACCTGATCGTCATCTACAACTCGGGCCGCTACCGGATGGCCGGGCGCGGTTCGCTGGCCGGGCTGCTGGCCTACGGAAACGCCAACGACATCGTGGTGGAGATGGCCCGCGAGGTGCTGCCGGTGGTGCGGCACACCCCGGTGCTGGCCGGCGTCAACGGCACCGACCCGTTCATGCTGCGCGACCGGTTCCTCCGCGAGCTGCGCGACCTCGGGTTCGCCGGGATCCAGAACTTCCCGACCGTCGGGCTCATCGACGGCACCTTCCGGGCGAACCTGGAGGAGACCGGCATGGGCTACGGCCTGGAGGTCGAACTCGTCGCCGCCGCGCGCGAAGCCGACCTGCTGACCACGCCGTACGTGTTCTCCAGCGCCGACGCCCGGGCGATGACAGGGGCCGGCGCCGACATCATCGTTTGTCACCTGGGGCTGACGACCGGCGGCGCGATCGGCGCCGAGACCGCCAAGTCGCTGGACGACTGCGTGGCGCTGATCGACGAGTGGTCGCAGGCGGCGACCGAGGTCCGTGAGGACGTGCTGGTGCTCTGCCACGGCGGGCCGGTCTCGATGCCGGAAGACGCCTCGTACGTGCTTTCGCGGACCAAGCGTTGCCACGGGTTCTACGGTGCGAGCAGCATGGAGCGGTTGCCCACCGAACAAGCACTGACCGAACAGGCGAAGGCGTTCACGAAACTCAGGTTCTGA